A section of the Bifidobacterium sp. ESL0728 genome encodes:
- a CDS encoding dipeptidase translates to MAALSKEELHSRVDADFDRIVDLLSRKVALKSVSAQGITGEHMRRSAQFVADELKKRGVDAKVVQSKNPDGTPGAFEVVGSKIVNPDAPTVLLYAHHDVQPVPDASAWDTDPFVATEVDGRLYGRGATDDGGGIAIHSGALHALGDDLKVNIKVFIEGEEEMGSPSFIPFIEAHRDEFDSDVIIVADSGNWSAEIPSLTTSLRGNTDLDVTVKALEHPVHSGQFGGPILDANTLSSMLIASMYDENGSLNIPGLVGGDPVGGLQRDLDEASVRADSSVVDSYRFAGTGSLASRLWTKPSISVIGFDAHPVEGSFNVIANETRFRLSIRTAPNQRPEDAAKAVTDFLTSHAPFGAEVSVSMVDAGMGWSMDPNAEATQDALESMREAFGVDPINKGEGGSIPFIPELQRIFPKAQVLVTGPEDPKGNAHSPNESIDLQSLKNNVLTEALILTKLAK, encoded by the coding sequence ATGGCTGCATTGAGCAAGGAAGAACTGCATTCGCGGGTCGACGCCGATTTTGATCGCATTGTCGATCTGTTGAGCAGGAAGGTTGCACTGAAATCGGTTTCCGCACAAGGCATCACCGGTGAGCACATGCGTCGTTCGGCGCAATTCGTGGCTGACGAACTTAAAAAACGCGGGGTGGACGCCAAAGTGGTGCAGTCCAAGAATCCTGACGGCACCCCCGGAGCTTTTGAAGTGGTCGGTTCGAAGATTGTCAATCCTGACGCTCCCACCGTGCTGCTATACGCTCATCACGACGTTCAGCCGGTGCCGGACGCCTCGGCATGGGATACCGACCCGTTTGTGGCCACCGAGGTCGATGGCCGTCTTTACGGACGCGGCGCGACCGACGACGGTGGCGGCATTGCCATCCATTCCGGCGCGTTGCATGCATTGGGTGACGATTTGAAGGTCAATATCAAGGTCTTCATCGAAGGCGAGGAGGAGATGGGCTCGCCGAGCTTCATTCCTTTCATCGAGGCGCATCGCGACGAGTTCGATTCCGATGTCATCATCGTGGCCGACTCCGGCAACTGGAGCGCCGAAATCCCCAGCCTCACCACTAGTCTGCGCGGCAATACCGACTTGGATGTCACCGTGAAGGCGCTGGAACATCCCGTGCACTCCGGCCAGTTCGGCGGCCCGATTCTCGATGCCAATACTCTGTCATCCATGCTTATCGCTTCGATGTATGACGAAAATGGATCGCTGAATATCCCTGGTCTTGTCGGAGGAGACCCGGTCGGTGGGCTTCAGCGTGACTTGGATGAGGCCAGCGTACGTGCCGATTCCTCCGTGGTCGATTCCTACCGGTTCGCCGGCACAGGTTCTCTCGCCTCGCGCCTGTGGACCAAGCCGAGCATCTCGGTCATCGGATTCGATGCCCATCCGGTCGAGGGTTCGTTCAACGTCATCGCCAACGAAACGCGTTTCCGTCTTTCCATCCGCACCGCGCCAAACCAGCGTCCTGAAGATGCTGCCAAGGCCGTTACGGACTTCCTCACTTCCCACGCGCCGTTCGGTGCTGAAGTCTCGGTTTCGATGGTCGACGCCGGCATGGGCTGGAGCATGGACCCCAATGCCGAAGCCACCCAGGATGCATTGGAATCGATGCGCGAGGCGTTCGGCGTCGACCCGATCAACAAGGGCGAAGGCGGCTCGATCCCGTTCATTCCCGAGCTGCAGCGCATCTTCCCCAAGGCTCAGGTCTTGGTTACCGGACCAGAAGACCCCAAGGGCAACGCCCACAGCCCCAACGAGTCGATTGACCTTCAAAGCCTAAAAAACAACGTCCTCACCGAGGCCCTGATCCTAACCAAACTCGCGAAGTAA
- a CDS encoding DUF3043 domain-containing protein, whose protein sequence is MTWNPFSKDKKKEAAQKSADSAANKPDEQEGKGHPTPKRKVAEQRNLHPLVPKDSKADKKAAKERIKKKEDEQYEAMRTGDVAHMPRVERDPAHIYVRDYVDARFNLAEYFLPVFFIIMIVTMVIAFEWPALYGPLLAAMYIYLILAIIDIVVMWQKLKKKLIEKFGEKSVAKGTRMCSYAWSRALQLRRWRVPRPTSKKRGNWPK, encoded by the coding sequence ATGACATGGAATCCCTTCAGCAAGGACAAGAAGAAGGAAGCGGCGCAGAAATCCGCCGATTCCGCAGCAAATAAACCTGATGAGCAGGAAGGCAAAGGCCACCCGACACCCAAGCGTAAGGTCGCCGAGCAACGCAACCTTCATCCTCTCGTTCCAAAAGACTCCAAGGCCGACAAGAAAGCCGCCAAGGAACGAATCAAGAAGAAAGAAGACGAGCAGTACGAGGCGATGCGTACCGGCGACGTGGCCCATATGCCGCGTGTCGAGCGCGATCCTGCCCATATTTACGTCCGCGATTACGTCGATGCCCGCTTCAACCTCGCCGAATACTTCCTTCCGGTGTTTTTCATCATCATGATCGTCACCATGGTCATTGCCTTCGAATGGCCTGCACTTTACGGTCCGCTGCTTGCGGCGATGTATATCTATCTGATTCTCGCAATTATCGACATCGTCGTCATGTGGCAGAAGCTCAAGAAGAAACTCATCGAAAAGTTCGGAGAAAAATCGGTGGCGAAAGGTACCCGCATGTGCTCGTATGCTTGGAGTCGCGCCCTTCAGCTTCGCCGTTGGCGCGTACCTAGGCCGACGTCGAAGAAACGCGGCAACTGGCCGAAGTAA
- a CDS encoding ECF transporter S component → MSSSNRTTIVSRPNLRWRVVDIAVASVIGVASTFVYWAAALLYGPIGSPLDALIPGLGGLMNGLWLFAGPLAAVIVRKPGAATYAEVVAGVLESLLGNSWGGMETFLIALVQGLCAEVVFLCVAYKVWNLVTMTLSGVVSAVGCWAYTFFTHLQGFKMTGAYGVWYLVATVISGALVAGVLMWYLYIAIAKTGAIDKFASGRQIRAAAK, encoded by the coding sequence ATGTCATCGTCAAATCGAACAACCATCGTCTCCAGGCCGAACCTTCGGTGGCGCGTCGTCGATATCGCCGTCGCTTCGGTCATCGGAGTGGCCAGCACGTTCGTCTATTGGGCCGCGGCCCTGCTATACGGCCCGATAGGTTCTCCTCTGGATGCTCTAATCCCCGGCCTTGGCGGTTTGATGAACGGGCTTTGGCTTTTCGCCGGTCCACTTGCCGCGGTTATCGTGCGTAAACCTGGCGCGGCCACCTATGCCGAAGTCGTCGCCGGCGTGCTCGAATCGTTGCTCGGCAACAGCTGGGGCGGCATGGAGACGTTTCTGATTGCACTGGTGCAGGGGCTTTGCGCCGAAGTCGTTTTTCTTTGCGTGGCCTACAAGGTGTGGAATCTAGTCACGATGACACTTTCCGGCGTGGTCTCGGCCGTAGGTTGTTGGGCCTATACGTTCTTCACCCATCTGCAGGGCTTTAAGATGACCGGCGCTTATGGAGTATGGTACTTGGTCGCCACGGTGATTTCCGGCGCGTTGGTGGCCGGCGTATTGATGTGGTATCTCTACATCGCCATTGCCAAAACCGGCGCCATCGACAAATTCGCTTCCGGCCGTCAGATCCGCGCCGCCGCCAAGTGA
- a CDS encoding ATP-binding cassette domain-containing protein: MQGEQSKAADNRNGDGSQQGALDDHAGTDGRVLQDAGPSLGKVSPKVAPASISFKNWGYRHASRRHFAVRGLNLDIRPGEHVLLLGASGIGKSTILEGASGLLGGDAVEAANDARENETGKVVAVEDSEGGVTEGGVFVDGVPAVAAHGRVGLVLQDPDSQTIFERLGDNVAFGPENMGVPRPQIWQRVKQSLAAVGLEGLQLHRSTMHLSGGQMQRLALAGALAMQPGALLLDEPTANLDPEGVSQVIDAVSDVLGDTEATMLLVEHRAGPWIDLIDRVIVLGLESDDQVKARITQVGDDAEIDHSGFRRTIVVADGTPDEVFENRDLDFAALGIWMPDKYRRPEDEIHRIYTDDEPDSDPALGDGKVLLSTKNLAIGRNGKAIAEHINVSFAAEQITALVGRNGVGKSTLSLTLAGLLEPVAGSVEASPELAKGATGNSPMDWKSTELAARISYVFQNPEHQFARGSVLEEVMLGLLRTGTPEEKAKKKAMKLLRRFRLSQYASVNPYTLSGGEKRRLTVAASLAAAPRVIILDEPTFGQDRRTWMQIVSLIHSLRGDGVSVIVVTHDRDLVTALGARVIELQAQGDTEGVRSMHVVSVAETVRGVAADSADKQQHDGAQAAEDGAISDSPEGIGKASGNDVETEATQSDQSVDNDAAMSKQTDSAPIDGTITVSPVNERDEKERQSSRSPFLASLNPTFRMLGGFIAALPLIFSLDWVSASVALLIEFILLACIGLKPWRVVKSTWPVFIGAPGSALAVLLYGKEGGRIWWHWAMITVTDRSAMLALATGIRILAVGIPAIIAVLGVETTDLADSFSQILHLPDRFVYGGLAGMRLFSVLRDDWAALTASRRSRGLGDENKVKAFFPQTFALLVLSIRRSTTLATAMEARGFGGDIPRTHARVSHVHPRDWIFVIVCALVPTVSLISAAFAGTFAFFGG, translated from the coding sequence ATGCAAGGCGAGCAATCCAAGGCAGCCGATAACCGGAACGGTGACGGCTCGCAACAGGGTGCCTTGGACGACCATGCCGGTACGGATGGCAGGGTTTTGCAAGATGCGGGACCTTCTTTGGGCAAGGTCTCCCCCAAGGTTGCGCCTGCTTCGATAAGTTTCAAAAATTGGGGCTATCGTCATGCTTCGCGCCGTCATTTCGCCGTCCGTGGGTTGAACCTTGACATCCGTCCCGGTGAGCATGTGCTCCTCCTTGGTGCTTCGGGCATCGGAAAATCGACGATCCTCGAAGGCGCCTCGGGTTTGCTTGGCGGGGATGCAGTGGAAGCCGCGAACGATGCCAGAGAGAACGAGACGGGAAAAGTCGTCGCTGTCGAGGATTCAGAAGGCGGGGTGACCGAAGGTGGCGTTTTCGTCGACGGTGTGCCGGCGGTCGCCGCGCACGGCCGCGTTGGACTGGTACTGCAGGACCCGGACTCGCAGACGATTTTCGAGCGCTTGGGCGACAACGTCGCTTTCGGCCCTGAAAACATGGGTGTGCCGCGTCCGCAGATTTGGCAACGTGTGAAACAAAGCCTTGCCGCGGTAGGTCTCGAAGGGCTTCAGCTGCACCGTTCCACCATGCATTTGAGTGGTGGGCAGATGCAGCGTCTGGCCTTGGCCGGGGCACTGGCCATGCAGCCTGGGGCGTTGCTTCTGGACGAACCGACCGCGAACCTTGATCCTGAGGGGGTCTCGCAAGTCATTGACGCCGTTTCTGATGTATTAGGTGACACCGAAGCGACCATGTTGCTCGTCGAGCATCGCGCCGGCCCATGGATAGACCTTATTGATAGGGTCATCGTTCTGGGGTTGGAATCGGACGACCAGGTCAAGGCTCGAATCACGCAGGTCGGTGATGATGCTGAGATTGACCACAGCGGGTTCCGGCGCACCATCGTCGTGGCCGACGGCACTCCGGACGAAGTGTTCGAAAACCGTGATTTGGATTTTGCCGCCCTCGGTATCTGGATGCCGGATAAATACCGACGACCGGAAGATGAAATCCATCGTATTTACACCGATGACGAGCCAGACAGCGACCCTGCTCTCGGTGACGGCAAGGTGCTGCTCTCGACCAAAAACCTGGCTATCGGCCGTAACGGCAAAGCGATAGCCGAACATATCAATGTTTCCTTCGCCGCCGAGCAGATCACGGCATTGGTCGGACGTAACGGAGTCGGCAAGTCCACGCTTTCCTTGACATTGGCCGGGTTGTTGGAACCTGTGGCGGGCAGCGTCGAAGCTTCTCCTGAATTGGCAAAAGGGGCAACCGGCAATTCTCCAATGGATTGGAAATCGACGGAACTGGCAGCGCGCATCTCCTACGTTTTCCAGAATCCCGAACACCAGTTTGCGCGTGGCAGCGTGCTTGAAGAGGTGATGCTCGGGCTGTTGCGTACAGGGACGCCCGAGGAGAAGGCCAAGAAGAAAGCCATGAAGTTGCTCCGCCGGTTCAGGCTTTCACAATATGCCTCGGTAAATCCGTATACGCTTTCCGGCGGCGAAAAGCGTCGTTTGACTGTTGCAGCCTCGCTTGCCGCCGCACCTCGCGTCATCATCTTAGACGAGCCGACGTTCGGTCAGGACAGACGCACCTGGATGCAGATCGTCTCGTTGATTCATTCGTTGCGAGGTGATGGGGTAAGCGTCATTGTGGTGACACATGATCGTGATTTGGTGACGGCTCTGGGCGCTCGTGTCATCGAGTTGCAGGCGCAAGGTGACACCGAAGGCGTGCGTTCGATGCATGTAGTCAGTGTGGCGGAAACCGTTCGAGGTGTCGCTGCTGACAGTGCTGATAAACAGCAACATGACGGTGCGCAAGCAGCAGAAGATGGTGCGATAAGCGATTCTCCAGAAGGCATTGGTAAGGCAAGCGGCAACGATGTGGAAACGGAAGCAACACAGTCCGACCAATCTGTCGATAACGATGCCGCGATGTCCAAACAGACCGATTCCGCGCCCATCGATGGCACCATCACCGTCAGCCCGGTCAACGAGCGCGACGAGAAAGAGCGTCAGTCCAGCCGTTCACCGTTCCTCGCCTCGCTCAACCCGACGTTCAGAATGCTGGGTGGGTTCATCGCCGCATTGCCGTTGATTTTCAGTCTTGACTGGGTTTCGGCCAGCGTCGCGCTGCTGATCGAGTTCATTTTGCTGGCATGCATCGGCCTCAAGCCGTGGCGCGTGGTCAAATCGACATGGCCGGTGTTCATCGGGGCTCCGGGCTCGGCGCTCGCCGTCCTGCTCTATGGCAAGGAGGGCGGCAGAATCTGGTGGCATTGGGCGATGATCACCGTCACCGACCGTTCGGCGATGCTCGCGCTCGCCACCGGTATCCGTATCCTGGCCGTTGGCATACCGGCCATTATCGCCGTTCTAGGCGTAGAGACCACGGACCTGGCCGATTCCTTCAGCCAGATCCTTCATCTGCCCGACCGATTCGTCTATGGTGGCCTCGCCGGAATGCGGCTTTTCTCGGTTCTTCGCGACGATTGGGCTGCGCTCACCGCCTCCCGTCGCTCTCGTGGTCTCGGCGACGAAAACAAGGTCAAGGCCTTCTTCCCGCAGACTTTCGCCTTGCTGGTCCTTTCCATCCGTCGTTCCACCACGTTGGCGACGGCGATGGAAGCGCGCGGATTCGGCGGCGACATTCCCCGGACCCATGCCCGTGTCAGCCATGTTCATCCCCGCGATTGGATCTTCGTCATCGTCTGCGCCTTGGTCCCTACTGTTTCCCTTATTTCTGCGGCTTTCGCCGGTACCTTCGCCTTCTTTGGCGGATGA